A genomic segment from Nodularia sphaerocarpa UHCC 0038 encodes:
- a CDS encoding DUF429 domain-containing protein: MKFIGVDLGWKSQPSGLCCLELIEGQLQILDLERIELIADILTWIDKTVEANEPAIIGVDAPTLIPNAIGSRLPDKLTHKYFGKYHAGCYPANQNLPFAERTVNFGLELESRGFVHAPTIDPQKLGRYQIEVFPHPATINLFNLERILKYKKGRINERRLELIKLQNYILDILPTLTPSLCTLRLCGSFNSEIPTTGAALKAAEDKLDSLICAYVAAHWWYWGEQRNLVLGDRTTGYIVIPGKMGSGEY; this comes from the coding sequence ATGAAATTTATCGGCGTTGATTTAGGCTGGAAATCTCAACCAAGCGGGTTATGCTGCTTAGAATTAATAGAAGGACAACTGCAAATACTAGATTTAGAACGCATAGAATTGATTGCAGATATTCTTACTTGGATAGATAAAACTGTAGAAGCAAACGAACCAGCCATAATTGGTGTAGACGCGCCCACCTTGATCCCCAATGCTATCGGGAGTCGTCTCCCCGATAAACTCACACACAAATACTTTGGCAAATATCACGCCGGATGCTACCCAGCCAATCAAAATTTACCCTTTGCAGAACGCACAGTCAACTTTGGTTTAGAATTAGAATCCCGTGGATTTGTTCATGCTCCCACAATTGATCCCCAAAAACTGGGAAGATATCAAATAGAAGTTTTTCCCCATCCAGCAACAATTAACTTATTCAACTTAGAACGCATCCTAAAATATAAAAAAGGACGCATCAATGAGCGTCGCTTAGAACTAATTAAACTGCAAAATTATATTCTCGATATTCTCCCAACTCTGACTCCCTCTCTGTGTACTCTGCGCCTCTGTGGTTCGTTTAATTCCGAAATCCCCACAACAGGCGCAGCACTCAAAGCAGCCGAAGACAAACTAGATAGCTTAATTTGTGCGTATGTAGCAGCCCACTGGTGGTATTGGGGAGAACAACGTAACTTAGTGTTAGGCGATCGCACCACAGGTTACATAGTCATCCCTGGAAAAATGGGGAGTGGGGAGTATTGA
- a CDS encoding helix-turn-helix domain-containing protein: MNESKQKILCALGSLVRKYRTEQGISQEELGLRANLDRTYISGVERGVRNPSLTALVSLANGLGISVSILLKNLEVEADKIQ; this comes from the coding sequence ATGAATGAGTCGAAACAAAAGATTCTTTGTGCGTTGGGTTCTCTAGTGAGGAAATACAGAACAGAACAGGGGATTTCACAAGAGGAATTAGGACTACGCGCTAACTTAGACCGCACATACATATCCGGCGTGGAACGTGGAGTCAGAAACCCTTCTCTCACTGCTCTGGTAAGTCTTGCTAATGGCTTAGGGATTAGCGTTTCTATTCTTCTCAAAAACCTAGAAGTAGAAGCAGATAAAATACAGTGA
- a CDS encoding restriction endonuclease, with translation MNNQENLGETIRHQLNKAPTQLKVFNLLSDQKWHCRGHETKEIGSDQYAGGGGIQGLERGNKQRPGLVIETESKYCEICGKKTKWDRWTGEIKSANSAANIPASLVKRILTFYSYIAIIEQRQRAAHELVIDHRFPMERWGASEPPHLSSMSENEIRQKFQLLKKDTSGNHNLLKSRSCERCIRTGKRGTPFGIHFWYKEGEDWPSIHQRGVEAEEGCIGCGWYDFAAWRNALNEKLNQSAQ, from the coding sequence GTGAACAACCAAGAAAATTTAGGAGAAACAATTCGTCATCAGTTGAATAAAGCCCCAACACAATTGAAAGTCTTTAATTTGTTGTCAGATCAAAAATGGCATTGTCGTGGACATGAAACAAAGGAAATTGGATCTGATCAGTATGCTGGTGGGGGTGGTATTCAAGGATTAGAACGTGGAAACAAACAGCGACCTGGACTTGTTATTGAAACTGAAAGTAAATATTGTGAAATTTGCGGCAAGAAAACAAAGTGGGATCGTTGGACTGGTGAGATAAAATCAGCTAATTCGGCTGCTAACATACCAGCTTCGTTAGTTAAAAGAATTCTCACATTTTATTCATATATAGCTATCATAGAACAGAGACAACGAGCTGCTCATGAGTTAGTAATTGATCACAGGTTTCCGATGGAGCGTTGGGGAGCCAGTGAGCCTCCACACTTAAGCTCTATGAGTGAGAATGAAATCAGGCAAAAGTTTCAATTACTGAAGAAAGATACATCTGGTAATCATAATCTTTTGAAATCTAGAAGTTGTGAGCGTTGTATTAGAACTGGTAAAAGAGGAACACCTTTTGGTATTCATTTTTGGTATAAAGAAGGTGAAGATTGGCCTTCTATACATCAGCGTGGTGTAGAAGCTGAAGAAGGCTGTATTGGATGTGGCTGGTATGATTTTGCAGCATGGCGTAATGCCCTAAATGAAAAGCTTAATCAATCTGCTCAATAA
- a CDS encoding DNA cytosine methyltransferase: MQGTQLDLFPHEDERNPIKKQKQPKLGRYQRIQRELDKDNSDSYKKFIDISSPPNLLSKYTFVDLFCGAGGITQGLSQAGFTPLASVEISPIASATHKKNFPKCHHFCGDIEQFSAQDWLQQIGSPEVNVVVGGPPCQGFSVAGKRDPKDPRNRLFYEFVRVVSEIRPWYVVMENVPGILTIQKGSVKTAIIEAFKAIGYPHISVAILESAAYGVPQIRPRAIFIANRFGMPNPYPKSQLSVEEYKPIESAISDLPEYTPIPEINHEWTKHSPEYMERLAQVPPGGSLYKKFLDAFKRQYTGKPSMTVKENHGGTHIHPYLNRVISAREMARLQTFPDSFIFEGTMKKAMWQIGNAVPPRLAECIGYALIPYLNDIAVNPQNLVKASIIEQID, encoded by the coding sequence ATGCAAGGAACACAACTTGATCTTTTTCCACATGAGGATGAGCGTAATCCTATCAAAAAGCAAAAGCAGCCAAAGTTAGGACGTTATCAGCGTATTCAACGCGAACTAGATAAAGATAATTCTGATTCATATAAGAAATTTATTGATATTAGTTCTCCACCAAATTTATTATCTAAATATACGTTTGTGGATCTATTTTGTGGTGCGGGGGGAATCACACAAGGGTTATCACAAGCTGGATTTACACCATTAGCTAGTGTAGAAATTAGCCCAATTGCTTCTGCTACTCACAAAAAAAATTTTCCAAAATGTCATCACTTCTGTGGAGATATTGAACAATTTTCTGCCCAAGATTGGCTGCAACAAATTGGCTCACCTGAAGTAAATGTTGTTGTTGGTGGTCCACCATGTCAGGGATTTTCAGTAGCAGGAAAACGTGACCCCAAAGATCCTCGCAATCGGTTATTTTATGAATTTGTGCGTGTTGTTTCAGAAATACGCCCTTGGTATGTAGTGATGGAAAATGTCCCAGGTATTTTGACAATTCAAAAAGGAAGTGTGAAAACAGCAATTATTGAAGCTTTTAAAGCTATTGGTTATCCTCATATTTCTGTGGCAATTCTGGAATCTGCTGCTTATGGAGTACCGCAAATTCGACCAAGAGCTATTTTTATTGCTAATAGATTTGGAATGCCAAACCCTTATCCGAAATCTCAATTAAGCGTTGAAGAATACAAACCTATTGAGTCAGCTATTTCTGACTTACCAGAATACACTCCCATACCGGAGATTAACCATGAGTGGACTAAACATTCACCGGAATATATGGAACGTCTAGCTCAAGTTCCCCCTGGTGGTTCCTTATATAAAAAATTTTTAGATGCCTTCAAACGGCAATATACTGGTAAACCAAGTATGACTGTGAAAGAAAATCATGGTGGTACTCATATTCACCCATATTTAAACCGGGTAATTTCAGCACGAGAAATGGCAAGGTTGCAGACATTCCCTGATTCATTTATTTTTGAAGGAACTATGAAAAAAGCTATGTGGCAAATAGGTAATGCAGTCCCACCACGTTTAGCCGAGTGTATTGGTTATGCACTTATTCCTTATTTAAATGATATTGCAGTTAATCCCCAAAATTTAGTTAAAGCTAGTATTATTGAGCAGATTGATTAA
- the trpS gene encoding tryptophan--tRNA ligase: MGKQRILSGVQPTGNYHLGNYLGAIRNWVEGQSEYDNYLFVADLHAITVPHDPKLLASDTYTLVALYLACGLDLNHSTIFVQSHVSAHSELTWLFNCITPLNWLQDMIQFKEKAIKQGENVNVGLLDYPVLMAADILLYQADKVPVGEDQKQHLELTRDIVNRFNHQFGKPDQPVIKLPEPLIRKEGARVMSLADGTRKMSKSDPSDLSRINLLDPPEQIQYKIKRCKTDQVRGLTFDDPERPECNNLLSLYMLLSGKKKEEVAAECQDMGWGQFKPLLTETTINALTPIQEKYQAVMADKAYLDSVLREGRQKAEAIANQTLAEVKTALGYTLPL; the protein is encoded by the coding sequence ATGGGCAAGCAGCGTATTCTTTCTGGAGTTCAACCAACGGGTAATTACCATCTGGGTAACTACTTGGGAGCCATTCGCAACTGGGTAGAAGGTCAGAGCGAATACGATAATTACCTCTTTGTGGCTGATTTGCACGCCATTACAGTCCCACACGACCCCAAACTGTTAGCGTCTGATACTTATACTCTGGTGGCGCTTTATCTGGCTTGTGGTCTGGATTTAAATCACTCTACTATTTTTGTGCAATCTCACGTCTCTGCCCACAGTGAACTGACTTGGTTGTTTAATTGCATTACACCTTTAAACTGGTTGCAAGACATGATTCAGTTTAAGGAAAAGGCGATTAAGCAGGGTGAAAATGTGAATGTCGGCTTGTTGGACTATCCTGTGCTGATGGCTGCTGATATTTTGCTGTATCAAGCTGATAAAGTGCCAGTGGGTGAAGACCAAAAGCAACATTTGGAATTGACAAGAGATATTGTTAACAGATTTAATCACCAATTTGGTAAACCTGACCAGCCTGTGATTAAGTTACCAGAGCCTTTAATTCGCAAGGAAGGGGCTAGGGTGATGAGTTTGGCGGATGGTACGCGTAAAATGTCGAAGTCTGACCCTTCAGATTTAAGCCGGATTAATTTACTAGACCCACCAGAGCAGATTCAATATAAGATTAAGCGCTGTAAAACTGATCAGGTTCGGGGTTTGACTTTCGATGATCCGGAGCGTCCAGAGTGTAATAACTTGTTAAGTCTGTATATGCTGCTGTCTGGAAAGAAGAAGGAAGAGGTCGCAGCAGAATGTCAAGATATGGGTTGGGGTCAATTTAAACCTTTGTTGACAGAAACAACAATTAATGCTTTAACGCCTATACAGGAAAAATATCAGGCGGTGATGGCAGATAAAGCTTATCTAGACTCGGTTTTGCGGGAAGGACGGCAAAAAGCTGAGGCGATCGCCAATCAAACTCTCGCAGAGGTAAAAACTGCTTTGGGCTACACTCTTCCCCTTTAA
- a CDS encoding methylenetetrahydrofolate reductase, whose amino-acid sequence MQDTQNPTVLNSFRRAAQAGEFLVTAEVAPPKGVDVTLMISMAATLKGRVHAVNITDGSRAVLRMSSLVASVILLQNGIEPICQMACRDRNRIGLQADLMGAHALGIRNILALTGDPVKVGDHPHAKAVFDLEAVRLLQLIRKLNQGVDDNEKPLPDGATDLFSGAAVDPQSPSWSGLQKRFERKIEAGAQFFQSQMITDFERLEKFMDTVAVSYEKPILAGIFLLKSAKNAQFINRCVPGVNIPPHIIDRLAKAKDPLEEGMKIAAEQVQTARQLCQGVHIMAVKREDLIAPILDLAGVPPVTNVN is encoded by the coding sequence ATGCAGGATACCCAAAATCCCACAGTTTTAAATTCCTTTCGTCGCGCCGCGCAAGCCGGCGAATTTTTAGTTACAGCCGAGGTAGCACCCCCCAAAGGGGTAGATGTCACACTCATGATTTCAATGGCGGCGACCCTTAAGGGGAGGGTTCATGCTGTCAATATTACCGATGGTAGCCGCGCCGTATTGCGGATGTCTTCTTTAGTCGCCTCAGTGATCTTGTTACAAAATGGCATTGAGCCGATTTGTCAGATGGCTTGCCGCGATCGCAATAGAATTGGTTTACAAGCTGATTTAATGGGCGCTCATGCTTTGGGTATCCGCAACATTTTAGCTTTGACTGGCGACCCAGTGAAAGTAGGCGATCATCCCCATGCTAAAGCCGTATTTGATTTGGAAGCTGTGCGCCTGCTGCAACTAATTAGGAAGCTGAATCAGGGCGTTGATGATAACGAGAAGCCTCTTCCCGATGGGGCGACTGACTTATTTTCTGGTGCGGCTGTAGATCCGCAGTCTCCCAGTTGGTCAGGTTTACAAAAGCGATTTGAACGCAAAATTGAAGCAGGAGCGCAGTTTTTTCAAAGTCAGATGATTACAGATTTTGAACGGCTAGAAAAGTTTATGGACACCGTAGCCGTTAGTTATGAAAAACCAATTTTGGCAGGAATTTTTCTGTTGAAATCGGCAAAAAATGCTCAGTTTATTAATCGGTGTGTTCCGGGTGTAAATATTCCCCCGCACATTATTGATCGATTAGCAAAAGCAAAAGATCCCCTTGAAGAAGGAATGAAAATTGCGGCCGAACAAGTGCAAACTGCCCGCCAATTATGCCAAGGTGTCCATATCATGGCTGTAAAACGGGAAGATTTAATTGCACCAATTTTAGATTTGGCGGGAGTTCCACCAGTGACAAATGTCAATTAA
- the prfC gene encoding peptide chain release factor 3: protein MSTEIQTELHQAVEQRRNFAIISHPDAGKTTLTEKLLLYGGAIHEAGAVKARRAQRKATSDWMAMEQQRGISITSTVLQFAYQNCQINLLDTPGHQDFSEDTYRTLAAADNAVMLIDVAKGLEPQTRKLFEVCKLKGLPIFTFVNKLDRPGREPLELLDEIEQELGLQTYAVNWPIGMGDRFKGVFDRHEQKIHLFERSAHGSREARDTTVDLGDAKIAELLEDELYQQLKDDLELLEGVGPELDLDLVHQGQMTPVFFGSAMTNFGVELFLNYFLKYALKPGAHNSTVGEIPPTYPDFTGFVFKLQANMDPKHRDRVAFIRVCTGKFEKDMTVNHARTGKVVRLSRPQKLFAQERESIDTAYPGDVIGLNNPGVFAIGDTIYTGQKLEYEGIPYFSPELFASLRNPNPSKFKQFQKGISELREEGAVQIMYSSDEAKRDPIMAAVGQLQFEVVQFRLQNEYGVETILELLPYSVARWVEGGWEALNKVGRIFNTTTVKDNMGRPVLLFRNEWNCQQLQGDHPELKLSAIAPVYSGQQPVEE from the coding sequence ATGTCAACTGAAATTCAGACGGAACTGCATCAAGCAGTGGAACAGCGTCGCAATTTTGCGATTATTTCTCACCCCGACGCGGGTAAAACTACGCTCACCGAAAAACTACTTTTATACGGGGGTGCTATTCACGAAGCTGGGGCGGTTAAAGCCCGGAGAGCGCAGCGTAAGGCTACCTCAGACTGGATGGCTATGGAACAACAACGGGGAATTTCTATTACCTCGACAGTGTTACAATTTGCCTACCAAAATTGTCAAATCAATTTACTCGATACACCCGGACACCAAGATTTTAGTGAAGATACTTATCGCACTTTAGCAGCCGCAGATAATGCGGTGATGCTGATTGACGTGGCGAAAGGTTTGGAACCTCAAACGCGGAAGTTATTTGAAGTCTGTAAGTTAAAAGGTTTACCCATCTTTACATTTGTAAATAAACTCGACCGTCCAGGAAGGGAACCACTGGAACTGCTGGATGAAATTGAGCAGGAATTAGGTTTACAAACCTATGCAGTTAATTGGCCGATTGGGATGGGCGATCGCTTTAAAGGTGTATTTGACCGCCACGAGCAAAAAATTCACTTATTTGAACGCAGCGCCCACGGTAGCCGGGAAGCCCGCGATACGACTGTAGATTTAGGTGATGCCAAAATTGCTGAACTGCTAGAAGATGAGCTTTACCAGCAACTTAAAGATGACTTAGAACTTTTAGAAGGAGTTGGGCCAGAACTGGATTTGGACTTGGTACATCAAGGACAAATGACTCCAGTCTTTTTTGGCAGTGCCATGACCAACTTTGGGGTAGAGTTATTCCTGAATTACTTTCTCAAGTATGCTCTGAAGCCAGGGGCGCATAACAGCACGGTGGGCGAAATTCCTCCCACTTATCCCGACTTTACTGGGTTTGTCTTCAAACTCCAAGCCAATATGGACCCTAAACACCGAGATCGCGTCGCATTTATCCGGGTTTGCACAGGAAAGTTTGAAAAAGATATGACAGTCAATCATGCACGCACTGGTAAAGTCGTCCGCCTGTCTCGTCCACAAAAACTTTTTGCTCAGGAGAGGGAATCCATTGATACAGCTTATCCTGGCGATGTGATCGGTTTGAACAATCCGGGTGTTTTTGCGATTGGTGATACCATCTACACAGGGCAGAAGCTGGAATATGAGGGAATTCCCTATTTTTCGCCAGAACTGTTTGCATCTCTGAGAAATCCCAACCCCTCGAAGTTTAAGCAATTTCAAAAAGGGATTTCGGAATTGCGCGAAGAGGGTGCAGTGCAAATTATGTATTCATCTGATGAAGCCAAACGTGATCCGATTATGGCCGCGGTGGGTCAGTTGCAGTTTGAAGTGGTGCAGTTTCGCTTGCAAAACGAGTATGGTGTAGAAACCATATTAGAGTTACTGCCCTACAGCGTCGCCCGATGGGTTGAAGGTGGATGGGAAGCTTTGAATAAAGTGGGACGGATTTTCAATACCACTACTGTCAAAGATAATATGGGACGGCCAGTTTTGCTCTTCCGTAATGAATGGAATTGCCAACAGTTACAGGGAGATCATCCAGAGTTGAAATTAAGCGCGATCGCCCCGGTGTATTCTGGTCAACAACCAGTGGAGGAATAA
- a CDS encoding M48 family metallopeptidase — MHSDGELSLEAGLVALKQGNYQTAIAKLTPVASSQENTTANLQARVGLVMAYARVGQIRKASALCQLLTQSQNTQVKEWAELALTHLTKRKKSSKDSNTAPKHKPQDTAAETTSVHNSSGVKSVSLGNPVIPSVGYQNRMMNADAPVSISGSFFGSSSQTKTPSSSIYWRQGKRAKVWQPLRKPNLIPLRLLAVGTFAALFWVMREVINLVTGFINFALVKLPYLNPLQFLYRNPTPFLLIVLFIIIGLSPWLLDWLLADFYGQRELSKDVLHNHSRETARVLQRYCQQRRWQSPKLRILPVAAPIALSYGNLSRNARIVVSQGLLEQLADDEIATIYATQLGHIAHWDFVVMSLVLLLTLPIHRLYQQISIWGNKKSEGIWYKPITILASVIYGLWCLLTGISLWLSRLRLYYSDRLASEITGNPNALTRALLKIAIGIAVDIQKSEQTNWHLSSLNLFIPVGYEQSLSLGSIAGQQPFETLLMWDTIYPYRRWFTINNSHPLIGDRIQRLSQIARHWHIDPELHLTSPGLSVAEVQPTYQVKRQSFLLQIAPFLAIPLGAVFAGLIWLTWQTAFTLRLINLKWIYEDWSFVTGCLLIGFSIGMVLRMNSFFPDIKNATVQNDHSLPNLLTNPSAIPIDSISVRLSGKLLGRRGTANCLGQDLILQSSTGLVKLHHLPLGQSVNPQDLIGRQIIVTGWFRRGATPWIDIHTVQTQSGKTIQSPHPIWSTVVAVAAQAWGAYIFLTG, encoded by the coding sequence ATGCATTCAGATGGCGAACTGTCTTTGGAGGCCGGTTTAGTTGCCCTCAAACAAGGAAATTATCAAACTGCGATCGCTAAACTTACACCTGTGGCTAGTAGTCAAGAAAATACTACCGCTAACTTACAGGCAAGAGTTGGTTTAGTGATGGCTTATGCCCGCGTTGGGCAAATCCGCAAGGCTAGCGCCCTGTGTCAACTTCTCACCCAAAGCCAGAATACACAAGTGAAAGAATGGGCTGAACTGGCTCTTACTCACTTGACAAAACGCAAAAAAAGTAGTAAGGATTCAAATACTGCACCAAAACACAAACCACAGGATACAGCAGCAGAAACTACCAGCGTTCACAATTCATCTGGCGTGAAATCAGTGAGCTTGGGCAATCCGGTGATACCGTCAGTTGGGTATCAAAACAGAATGATGAACGCAGACGCACCTGTGAGCATCTCAGGTAGTTTTTTCGGCTCCAGCAGTCAGACAAAAACGCCATCATCCAGTATTTATTGGCGACAAGGAAAACGCGCCAAAGTATGGCAGCCTCTGCGTAAACCCAACTTAATTCCCTTACGGTTGCTAGCCGTCGGCACATTTGCGGCTCTGTTTTGGGTAATGCGAGAAGTTATCAATTTGGTAACAGGATTTATTAACTTTGCTTTAGTCAAACTACCTTACTTAAATCCATTACAGTTTCTTTACCGCAACCCTACCCCATTTTTATTGATAGTTTTATTCATTATAATTGGACTATCACCCTGGTTGTTAGATTGGCTGTTAGCAGACTTTTATGGACAGCGAGAATTGTCCAAAGATGTATTACATAACCACAGTCGCGAAACAGCTAGGGTATTACAACGTTACTGTCAACAGCGTCGCTGGCAGTCACCCAAACTGCGAATTCTGCCGGTAGCAGCACCAATAGCTCTGAGTTATGGGAATTTGTCCCGCAACGCCCGGATTGTGGTTAGTCAGGGACTATTAGAGCAATTAGCAGATGATGAAATTGCTACTATCTATGCAACACAGTTAGGACATATTGCCCACTGGGATTTTGTGGTGATGTCTCTGGTATTGCTGCTGACACTACCGATTCATCGACTATATCAGCAAATATCAATATGGGGAAACAAGAAATCAGAGGGGATTTGGTATAAGCCAATAACCATTTTGGCTAGTGTGATTTATGGACTTTGGTGTTTATTGACTGGGATTAGTTTATGGTTGTCGCGGTTGCGGCTTTACTATAGCGATCGCCTCGCGTCGGAAATTACCGGTAATCCCAATGCTTTGACTAGGGCTTTACTCAAAATTGCCATCGGAATTGCTGTTGATATCCAAAAATCAGAACAAACCAATTGGCATTTGTCAAGTTTAAATTTATTCATCCCCGTAGGTTATGAGCAGAGTCTTTCTTTAGGTAGTATTGCAGGTCAACAGCCCTTTGAAACTTTATTGATGTGGGATACTATTTACCCATATCGGCGCTGGTTTACAATTAATAATAGCCATCCCTTAATAGGCGATCGCATCCAACGTCTGAGTCAAATTGCCCGCCATTGGCATATAGACCCTGAACTACATCTAACTAGTCCTGGACTGAGCGTAGCCGAAGTCCAACCAACTTATCAGGTGAAGCGTCAGTCCTTCTTATTACAAATCGCGCCCTTTTTGGCCATTCCCCTAGGTGCTGTATTTGCCGGTCTCATCTGGCTGACGTGGCAAACTGCTTTCACTCTCAGGTTAATCAATCTCAAATGGATATACGAAGATTGGAGTTTTGTTACAGGTTGCCTACTGATTGGCTTTAGCATTGGTATGGTGTTGCGGATGAATTCGTTTTTTCCAGACATCAAAAATGCTACTGTGCAGAATGATCACAGCCTGCCCAACCTATTAACCAATCCATCGGCTATTCCTATTGATAGTATTAGTGTCCGTCTGTCCGGTAAGCTATTGGGTCGCCGAGGTACTGCCAATTGCTTAGGACAAGACTTAATTTTACAATCTAGTACAGGGCTAGTGAAATTACACCATCTTCCCTTGGGACAGTCAGTAAATCCCCAAGATTTAATTGGGCGGCAAATTATCGTCACAGGCTGGTTCCGCCGAGGAGCAACACCTTGGATTGATATTCACACAGTCCAAACTCAGAGTGGTAAAACCATTCAGAGTCCTCATCCTATTTGGTCTACTGTTGTGGCAGTTGCCGCACAAGCTTGGGGTGCATACATCTTTCTTACAGGCTAG
- a CDS encoding RNA recognition motif domain-containing protein, giving the protein MSVRLYIGNLPKEEIDRQDLQAVFAEEGDAVTTKLIKDRKTGKCRGFGFLTVNNDEQADQIIEKYNGQLFKETPIKLEKALPRTKGEEGDEQPPKPASSPTTSHPAPTIQKEGARREKSAKKSRRGGGGGGGVRETSTSADSDAIRPDPRWASELEKLKEMLAAQTTN; this is encoded by the coding sequence ATGTCCGTTCGCCTATATATAGGCAATTTGCCAAAAGAAGAAATAGATCGTCAGGATCTGCAAGCAGTTTTTGCCGAAGAAGGCGATGCTGTGACTACAAAACTGATTAAAGACCGGAAAACTGGTAAATGCCGTGGTTTCGGTTTTCTCACAGTCAACAATGACGAACAAGCTGATCAAATTATTGAAAAGTATAATGGTCAATTGTTCAAAGAAACTCCGATAAAGCTAGAGAAAGCATTACCCCGGACAAAAGGTGAGGAAGGTGACGAGCAACCTCCTAAACCCGCTAGTAGTCCTACTACTAGTCATCCGGCTCCTACCATCCAAAAAGAAGGCGCTCGTCGTGAGAAAAGCGCTAAGAAGTCGCGGCGTGGTGGCGGCGGCGGTGGTGGTGTTCGGGAAACCAGCACAAGTGCTGATTCAGATGCTATTCGTCCAGATCCACGTTGGGCTTCTGAATTAGAAAAGCTCAAGGAAATGCTAGCTGCACAAACTACGAATTGA
- a CDS encoding glycosyltransferase family 4 protein: protein MNATTEKRIALISVHGDPAIEIGKEEAGGQNVYVRHVGEALAQLGWQVDTFTRQVSIEQDTIFQFSENCRTIRLAAGPVEFVPRDQLLEYMPEFLENFLKFQKENNIMYQLVHTNYWHSSWIGMQLKKIQGTRQVHTYHSLGAVKYNTIETIPLIASQRLAVEKEVLETAERIVATSPQEEQHMRSLVSNEGNIEIIPCGTDIRRFGSVEREAARLELGITPETKLVLYVGRFDPRKGIETLVRAVNESQLRGDKNLKLIIGGGSIPGNSDGIERDRIQNIINELGISEFTILAGRLSQEILPTYYAAADVCVVPSHYEPFGLVAIEAMASGTPVVASDVGGLQFTVVPEVTGLLAPPQNVTAFAAAIDRILLNPQWAEELGKAGRKRVEDKFSWDGVATQLGELYTQILQSSVKEPALVKQF, encoded by the coding sequence ATGAACGCTACCACAGAAAAACGGATCGCTTTGATTTCTGTTCATGGAGACCCGGCGATTGAAATTGGTAAAGAAGAAGCTGGGGGACAAAATGTTTATGTGCGTCATGTGGGTGAAGCACTAGCACAGCTAGGATGGCAAGTAGATACGTTTACCCGCCAAGTGAGTATAGAGCAAGATACAATTTTTCAATTTAGCGAAAATTGCCGTACTATTCGTCTAGCAGCAGGGCCTGTAGAGTTTGTACCACGAGATCAGCTTTTAGAATATATGCCGGAATTTTTGGAGAATTTCCTCAAATTCCAAAAAGAGAATAATATCATGTATCAGTTAGTTCACACAAACTACTGGCACTCTAGCTGGATAGGAATGCAACTGAAGAAAATCCAAGGTACTCGGCAGGTTCATACCTACCATTCTTTAGGAGCAGTTAAGTATAATACAATAGAAACGATTCCCTTAATTGCTAGTCAGCGATTAGCTGTGGAAAAAGAGGTGTTGGAGACAGCAGAACGAATTGTCGCTACAAGTCCCCAGGAAGAGCAACATATGCGATCGCTCGTTTCCAATGAAGGTAATATAGAAATCATTCCCTGCGGTACAGATATTCGCCGCTTTGGTTCGGTTGAGCGCGAAGCAGCCCGATTAGAATTAGGAATTACTCCAGAAACTAAACTGGTATTATATGTAGGACGTTTTGATCCACGCAAAGGAATAGAAACTTTAGTCCGTGCAGTCAACGAATCTCAATTACGTGGCGATAAAAATCTCAAGTTAATTATTGGTGGTGGGAGCATCCCCGGTAATAGTGACGGTATTGAACGCGATCGCATTCAGAATATAATCAACGAATTGGGTATAAGTGAATTTACCATCCTTGCCGGTCGTCTCAGCCAGGAAATATTGCCGACTTATTACGCTGCGGCTGATGTTTGCGTCGTTCCCAGTCACTATGAACCCTTTGGACTCGTGGCTATTGAAGCCATGGCCAGTGGGACACCTGTAGTAGCCAGTGATGTTGGTGGACTTCAGTTTACTGTGGTTCCCGAAGTCACAGGTTTGTTGGCTCCACCACAAAATGTAACCGCCTTTGCAGCAGCTATTGACCGCATTTTATTAAATCCACAATGGGCGGAAGAATTAGGTAAGGCTGGCAGAAAACGGGTAGAAGATAAGTTTAGTTGGGATGGCGTAGCCACTCAGCTAGGTGAACTTTACACTCAAATTTTGCAGTCATCGGTTAAAGAACCAGCATTAGTCAAACAATTTTAG